In the Pelorhabdus rhamnosifermentans genome, GGTATTCGCGTTCCATCTTATACGGCGAGTAAAGGTGGCGTTATGGGTATTACGCGTTTATTAGCGAATGAATGGGCCAAACACAATATTAATATCAATGCTATTGCACCAGGCTACATGGCGACAGATAATACGGCCGCGCTTCGTGCCGATGAAAAACGCAATGCTGAAATTCTGGACAGAATTCCAGCTGCACGCTGGGGACTTCCCAGTGATTTAGGTGGGCCTGTAGTCTTTTTGGCTTCTTCGGCATCAGACTATGTTAATGGCTACACCGTTGCTGTTGATGGTGGCTGGTTAGCCCGATAAGAAGTGGCTTGAATAGTAGTTTGATTATTAGCGTAAAGCAATCACAAAATTGCTTTACGCTAGTTTTGTTTTATGGGGGTAGTTGTCATTGCCTGATTATACAAAGTAAAAAAAATAAAAAATTCTAAAAATAAGCAGGATTTTTTGCAAAAATATATAATTATCTGAATAAGAAAGTTAATTAAATGAATTAAGTTAGTTTTTTAGGATTGTCGATAATGAATAGGAGGTGCTCATAATCACAGATGTTTGCGCATCACCACTATGAGGCAACTTAGCGAAAAAAATCTAATTAAGGGGTAAGCAAAGATGAGTAATCCCGGTAATAGTAAGTATGTGAAAAAATTAAATCGCATGAGAATATTGAATATGATTAAAGATTATGAACCTATTTCCCGGCAGCAATTGTCCGAACAAACGGGATTGACACCTTCGGCCATTACGGGGATTATTCGGGAGCTTATTGAGATGAATTTTGTCAAAGAAGTTGGACTGGGTGAATCTCATGGTGGTCGTAAACCAGTGAAGCTAAAGTTTAATTGTAAGGCAGGCTATGTTATCGGTCTAGAAATTACACAGCATGAAACCGTTTTTGCTATTGCCGATCTGAAAAATCAGCCCAAAGATATTCAGTCTGTAGCGATAAATATGGCGACTCCTCAAGAGGGAATCCCCCTACTTATAGCTGAAATCAAGAAACTGATCGAGCAGCAGGAACATAGTAAAAAATTTTTTATGGCTATTGGTATTGCTTTTCCGGGTTTGTTACATCTTCACAATGGTCTTGTCAAGCGAGCTGTTAATTTAGGGCCGGCGTGGAATGAATACCCGATAAAAGAAGCCCTGGAAAGTGCTTTGGGGCTGCCTGTTGTGATTGAAAACAATGCGAAGGCGGCTGCTCTTGCTGAGAAATGGTTTGGCTGTGGTACGGCTTATAGCAATTTGGCCTATATTAATATGGGTGAAGGAATTAGTACAGGTATTCTCATCAATGATTCGATACTAGCTGGGTCTCATGGTTATGCCGGACAAATTGGACATATGGTTTTAGATTCCAATGGTCCTTTATGCAACTGTGGTCATCGGGGTTGTTTGGAGGCTATCTGTGCTTGTCCGGCATTAATTCGCAAGGTTAAGACAGAAATATCGTTTATTGATAAAGAAGATCCGCTCGTGAAAATTTGGGAAGATAAGCAGGATATTCGTCTTGCTGATATTGTTCTAGCGGCTAAGGTGCCAGGAAGTTATGCTGAGTCTTTGTTTCGTCAAGTAGGGAAAAATATGGGATTAGTTTTGGCTAACTTAATTAATCTTTATAATCCGGAAGCGATTTTTATTGGTGGGAAAATGGCTGTTGCCGGTGATTTATTTATTGATGTTATTCGAGACATTGTCAGTACTCATGCTTTTCCGGAAATCGCGAATTTCACTGT is a window encoding:
- a CDS encoding ROK family transcriptional regulator gives rise to the protein MSNPGNSKYVKKLNRMRILNMIKDYEPISRQQLSEQTGLTPSAITGIIRELIEMNFVKEVGLGESHGGRKPVKLKFNCKAGYVIGLEITQHETVFAIADLKNQPKDIQSVAINMATPQEGIPLLIAEIKKLIEQQEHSKKFFMAIGIAFPGLLHLHNGLVKRAVNLGPAWNEYPIKEALESALGLPVVIENNAKAAALAEKWFGCGTAYSNLAYINMGEGISTGILINDSILAGSHGYAGQIGHMVLDSNGPLCNCGHRGCLEAICACPALIRKVKTEISFIDKEDPLVKIWEDKQDIRLADIVLAAKVPGSYAESLFRQVGKNMGLVLANLINLYNPEAIFIGGKMAVAGDLFIDVIRDIVSTHAFPEIANFTVISISALGANTGAIGACALVLKQLLQSSESAILDDPERILRKKGFFWSRSQII